A part of Entelurus aequoreus isolate RoL-2023_Sb linkage group LG10, RoL_Eaeq_v1.1, whole genome shotgun sequence genomic DNA contains:
- the ilkap gene encoding integrin-linked kinase-associated serine/threonine phosphatase 2C isoform X1 produces the protein MDLFDDLPEPTQAGAVSAGVTFLPPSDKENDKEEEKSVKRKREDEECPAVLEEEEDENKKVCREGLPVLRGYVAARRGERDEMQDAHVLLPNMSTCVSARPSQVSRVSYFAVFDGHGGSRASRFAAEHLHHTLAKKFPRGETDNLDKLVKKCLVDTFRQTDEDFLKKASSQKPAWKDGSTVTCMLVLDDVVYVANLGDSRAVLCRMEAEGGATSERRPTTLALSNEHNPTIYEERMRIQRAGGTVRDGRVLGVLEVSRSIGDGQYKRCGVISTPDLRRCQLTCNDRFIILACDGLFKVFSADDAVKFVLDILQEGSADQRLTDQEEQFEAACQQLATEAVRRGCADNVTVILVSIDF, from the exons ATGGATCTATTTGACGACCTACCGGAGCCAACTCAGGCCG GTGCTGTCTCAGCAGGTGTTACATTCCTGCCACCATCCGACAAAGAAAACGACAAAGAAGAGGAGAAGAGTGTGAAACGAAAACGAGAGGATGAAGAGTGTCCTGCGGTTCTAGAAGAAGAGGAAGatgagaacaagaaagtttgtagAGAAG gCCTCCCCGTGTTGAGAGGCTATGTGGCGGCGAGGCGTGGCGAGCGTGACGAGATGCAGGACGCTCATGTGCTGTTGCCCAACATGAGCACCTGTGTGTCGGCGCGACCCAGTCAAGT ATCGCGGGTGTCGTATTTCGCCGTGTTTGACGGCCACGGAGGCTCTCGGGCGTCCCGGTTTGCAGCGGAGCATCTTCACCACACTCTGGCCAAGAAGTTTCCCCGAG GTGAAACTGACAACCTGGACAAGCTGGTGAAGAAGTGTCTGGTGGACACTTTCCGCCAAACGGACGAGGACTTTCTGAAGAAAGCGTCCAGCCA GAAGCCAGCGTGGAAAGACGGCTCCACGGTGACATGCATGCTGGTGCTGGATGACGTGGTCTACGTGGCCAACCTGGGAGACAGCCGG GCGGTGTTGTGTCGGATGGAGGCGGAGGGAGGAGCCACAAGTGAGCGGCGGCCGACGACGCTGGCACTCAGTAATGAACACAACCCGACTATCTACGAGGAGAGGATGAGGATCCAGAGAGCGGGAGGCACCGTCAG AGACGGCAGGGTGCTGGGCGTCCTGGAGGTGTCTCGCTCCATCGGAGACGGCCAGTACAAACGCTGCGGCGTCATATCCACGCCCGACCTGAGGAGGTGTCAGCTCACGTGCAATGACAG GTTCATCATATTGGCCTGTGACGGCTTGTTCAAAGTCTTTTCTGCGGATGATGCCGTCAAATTTGTGCTCGACATCCTTCAG GAGGGTAGTGCTGACCAGAGGTTGACGGACCAGGAAGAGCAGTTTGAGGCTGCTTGCCAACAGTTGGCCACTGAGGCGGTCCGACGAGGCTGCGCTGATAACGTCACTGTGATCCTGGTTTCAATTGActtctga
- the ilkap gene encoding integrin-linked kinase-associated serine/threonine phosphatase 2C isoform X2: protein MQDAHVLLPNMSTCVSARPSQVSRVSYFAVFDGHGGSRASRFAAEHLHHTLAKKFPRGETDNLDKLVKKCLVDTFRQTDEDFLKKASSQKPAWKDGSTVTCMLVLDDVVYVANLGDSRAVLCRMEAEGGATSERRPTTLALSNEHNPTIYEERMRIQRAGGTVRDGRVLGVLEVSRSIGDGQYKRCGVISTPDLRRCQLTCNDRFIILACDGLFKVFSADDAVKFVLDILQEGSADQRLTDQEEQFEAACQQLATEAVRRGCADNVTVILVSIDF from the exons ATGCAGGACGCTCATGTGCTGTTGCCCAACATGAGCACCTGTGTGTCGGCGCGACCCAGTCAAGT ATCGCGGGTGTCGTATTTCGCCGTGTTTGACGGCCACGGAGGCTCTCGGGCGTCCCGGTTTGCAGCGGAGCATCTTCACCACACTCTGGCCAAGAAGTTTCCCCGAG GTGAAACTGACAACCTGGACAAGCTGGTGAAGAAGTGTCTGGTGGACACTTTCCGCCAAACGGACGAGGACTTTCTGAAGAAAGCGTCCAGCCA GAAGCCAGCGTGGAAAGACGGCTCCACGGTGACATGCATGCTGGTGCTGGATGACGTGGTCTACGTGGCCAACCTGGGAGACAGCCGG GCGGTGTTGTGTCGGATGGAGGCGGAGGGAGGAGCCACAAGTGAGCGGCGGCCGACGACGCTGGCACTCAGTAATGAACACAACCCGACTATCTACGAGGAGAGGATGAGGATCCAGAGAGCGGGAGGCACCGTCAG AGACGGCAGGGTGCTGGGCGTCCTGGAGGTGTCTCGCTCCATCGGAGACGGCCAGTACAAACGCTGCGGCGTCATATCCACGCCCGACCTGAGGAGGTGTCAGCTCACGTGCAATGACAG GTTCATCATATTGGCCTGTGACGGCTTGTTCAAAGTCTTTTCTGCGGATGATGCCGTCAAATTTGTGCTCGACATCCTTCAG GAGGGTAGTGCTGACCAGAGGTTGACGGACCAGGAAGAGCAGTTTGAGGCTGCTTGCCAACAGTTGGCCACTGAGGCGGTCCGACGAGGCTGCGCTGATAACGTCACTGTGATCCTGGTTTCAATTGActtctga